In Kiritimatiellia bacterium, a single genomic region encodes these proteins:
- the rplE gene encoding 50S ribosomal protein L5 has protein sequence MAALQEKYRKEVAPALRQSRGYANVMQIPRLTKIVVNMGISSQVDKDTFKSLVEDLARITGQRPQVTKAKKSIANFKVRAGQPVGARVTLRGARMYEFLERLIHVSLPRIRDFRGVPNRGFDGRGNYTLGIKEHTIFPEVDPDQIRKVHGMDITLVTTARTNEEAKDLLRMLGMPFATS, from the coding sequence ATGGCAGCGCTACAGGAAAAATACCGCAAAGAGGTCGCGCCCGCGCTCCGGCAATCCCGCGGGTATGCGAACGTGATGCAGATTCCTCGGCTGACCAAGATCGTTGTCAACATGGGCATCAGTTCCCAGGTGGACAAGGATACCTTCAAGTCGCTGGTGGAAGATCTTGCCCGGATCACAGGTCAACGGCCTCAGGTGACGAAGGCGAAAAAGAGTATCGCCAATTTCAAGGTGCGTGCGGGGCAACCCGTTGGCGCGCGGGTGACGTTGCGCGGGGCTCGTATGTACGAATTTTTGGAGCGACTGATTCACGTCTCGCTGCCCCGTATTCGCGACTTTCGAGGGGTTCCGAACCGCGGGTTCGATGGCCGGGGGAATTACACCCTCGGCATCAAGGAACATACCATTTTCCCGGAGGTCGATCCTGACCAGATCAGGAAGGTCCACGGGATGGACATCACATTGGTCACGACGGCCCGGACCAATGAGGAAGCCAAGGACCTGCTCCGGATGTTGGGCATGCCCTTTGCAACGAGCTAG
- the rpsH gene encoding 30S ribosomal protein S8, whose product MSLSDPISDMLTRIRNAARAGLREVEVPHSRLKEEIARILASEGYLISFETLEDGAKKTLRLHLRYKRERPVIRGLRRISKPGIRRYVQAADVPRVVGGTGIAVLSTSRGILTDREARRARVGGEVLCYIW is encoded by the coding sequence ATGAGTCTTAGCGATCCCATTTCCGACATGTTGACCCGAATCCGGAATGCGGCCAGGGCGGGGTTGCGGGAGGTCGAGGTCCCGCATTCCCGGCTCAAGGAGGAGATCGCCCGGATATTGGCCAGTGAAGGTTATCTCATCTCGTTTGAAACGCTGGAAGACGGCGCGAAGAAAACGTTGCGCTTGCACCTGCGCTACAAGCGTGAGCGGCCGGTCATCCGGGGGCTGCGGCGGATCAGCAAGCCCGGCATCCGCCGCTACGTACAAGCAGCGGACGTGCCCCGGGTGGTAGGGGGGACGGGCATTGCCGTACTCAGCACCTCCCGCGGGATCTTGACAGATCGCGAGGCCCGTCGGGCGAGGGTCGGCGGCGAGGTCCTCTGTTACATTTGGTGA
- a CDS encoding type Z 30S ribosomal protein S14, whose translation MAKISWMVKAERPPKFKVRAYHRCKNCGRRRAYMRKFQLCRICFREMASKGLIPGVVKASW comes from the coding sequence TTGGCGAAAATTTCGTGGATGGTCAAAGCGGAACGCCCGCCAAAGTTCAAGGTGCGCGCGTATCATCGCTGTAAGAATTGCGGCCGCCGCCGCGCCTACATGCGAAAGTTTCAGTTGTGCCGCATCTGCTTCCGGGAAATGGCCTCCAAGGGACTGATTCCCGGCGTCGTGAAAGCAAGCTGGTAG
- the rplF gene encoding 50S ribosomal protein L6 has translation MSRIGAKPIELPKGVTVTVEGNVAKGKGPQGELSVRIPDGIQVSVEGPSVRVKALRDDKGMSALHGTTRSLIANMVRGLATPYVKELEIQGVGFRAQLQGQKLTLSLGFSHPIEYTLPAGVTAKVVEGTAITLSSPDKYLVGETAARIRGFFPAEPYKGKGIRYKGEHIRRKAGKAVA, from the coding sequence ATGTCGCGGATTGGAGCCAAACCCATCGAGTTGCCCAAAGGCGTCACCGTCACGGTGGAAGGAAACGTCGCAAAGGGCAAAGGCCCGCAGGGCGAGCTGTCAGTTCGGATTCCCGATGGTATCCAGGTTTCCGTCGAGGGACCATCCGTTCGAGTGAAAGCCCTCCGCGATGACAAGGGCATGAGCGCCTTGCACGGTACCACGCGCAGCCTGATTGCGAACATGGTGCGAGGGCTGGCAACACCCTACGTTAAAGAGCTGGAAATCCAAGGCGTGGGATTTCGCGCCCAGTTGCAGGGCCAGAAACTGACGCTTTCCCTCGGGTTCTCCCATCCCATTGAATACACATTGCCCGCCGGGGTGACGGCGAAAGTCGTGGAGGGAACCGCGATCACGCTATCGAGTCCCGACAAGTATCTGGTCGGGGAAACTGCGGCGCGAATCCGGGGCTTTTTCCCGGCCGAGCCCTATAAGGGGAAGGGGATTCGTTACAAGGGCGAACATATCC